A window from Salvia miltiorrhiza cultivar Shanhuang (shh) chromosome 2, IMPLAD_Smil_shh, whole genome shotgun sequence encodes these proteins:
- the LOC131010869 gene encoding uncharacterized protein LOC131010869, with translation MSSDEHLTENNDSDNDPDNPIQEGGWKWKRPLMRGVSCTIVTYTKDSTIMNGIRRVLSEEGEVALKQFEKSCFGRFLKLPDSINKCNQAIHHVISHQIIFGEEADKTALWFRINNQNLRFSRFEYALVTGLQFGESAFNPYVEHEIHEHSLYHRELDGRPTTPTELLKKFLEGHLGDYAEDYVKAAKILFAYYIVLGDDGRRAIKDWVWALIEDTEAWNSFPWGSYSFQRLIFYIDGVQQTPTKDCVREQYHLYGAASSFLAWIYCAILELGKNCGGIASKSRIPRMLRFLYSRTVIDVDSITGTVYPILEPTDEEKNKKSWKSVESEGTPFKLKYMECRGMPKKSKKEVVSKKPVKSQKTAADCNPRSSNELVNPRVEETRRQAGLEDPTYSFTYSQRQAFVEEIGEYVVQKLMGQQFAQQIGDYTVRQVMSQLPQYMDFMRHIASINNPEVQMGDKSNAREVRENVGVSAGHGPDALVQSGNEKVAGDNEDQNSTPTGNAWISPCPMPSQLSSRWGTQYESYPYFAPAQFTQGDASQSSIPSKVDYKEVRRREPSAILRSPFRIDDKRGNDFAKYLRTRGKRNVGLQNDVDSSFFKCIKNKSTLLEDIHIDAYLVVLHAQPGLAKLNKVDERVTITSTGFMAAITQAWKKYHKTDCNEQLNPDVEEVIPVEDLYELSKYVTGDLPGWGKYKPWYDYDELIMVCELESHWVTCSVNFIKSAITIYDSTQHKLDDTDYAVRKTFFTPLARMLPQILKYSGFYDERKEVKPKLTEWHFAYPESGNVYKQTDIKSGGAYALKYAEMILTKQHLPSFEKKDVEKFRVDVAATIYKFSTEG, from the exons ATGTCGTCAGATGAACATTTAACGGAGAACAACGATTCAGACAACGATCCCGACAATCCAATTCAAGAG GGAGGATGGAAGTGGAAGAGACCTCTAATGAGAGGTGTTTCTTGTACAATAGTGACATACACGAAGGATTCAACCATTATGAATGGTATCCGTAGAGTTCTATCAGAAGAGGGAGAAGTCGCACTTAAGCAATTTGAGAAAAGCTGCTTTGGAAGATTTTTAAAGCTACCGGATTCAATTAACAAATGCAATCAAGCCATTCATCACGTCATATCACATCAAATAATATTTGGTGAGGAAGCAGATAAAACGGCGCTGTGGTTTAGGATAAACAACCAAAATTTGAGGTTCAGTCGTTTTGAGTATGCTTTAGTGACGGGACTCCAATTTGGAGAAAGTGCTTTTAATCCCTATGTTGAGCATGAAATACATGAACACTCATTATATCATAGGGAGTTAGATGGAAGGCCAACTACTCCTACAGAGTTGCTTAAGAAATTCTTAGAAGGTCATTTGGGTGATTATGCTGAAGATTATGTGAAAGCAGCGAAGATATTGTTTGCTTACTACATAGTGCTTGGCGATGATGGTAGGAGAGCAATAAAAGATTGGGTATGGGCTTTGATAGAGGATACAGAAGCTTGGAATTCATTTCCATGGGGAAGCTACTCATTTCAAAGGCTAATTTTCTACATAGACGGTGTGCAACAGACACCCACTAAAGATTGTGTGCGCGAGCAATATCACCTATATGGAGCAGCGTCATCATTTCTG GCTTGGATTTATTGTGCAATCCTAGAACTGGGGAAGAACTGTGGAGGTATAGCTTCAAAATCACGAATTCCTCGCATGTTGCGATTTCTATATTCGAGGACAGTGATAGATGTTGACAGCATCACGGGCACT gtATATCCGATATTAGAACCCACAGATgaagaaaagaataaaaagaGTTGGAAATCAGTTGAATCAGAAGGAACTCCCTTCAAGTTGAAGTACATGGAATGTAGGGGGATGCCGAAGAAATCCAAAAAGGAAGTTGTATCAAAGAAGCCAGTAAAATCACAGAAGACAGCTGCAGATTGTAATCCTAGGAGTTCTAATGAGTTAGTGAATCCTCGCGTGGAGGAAACTCGTCGACAAGCTGGTCTAGAAGATCCTACATACAGTTTTACATATTCCCAACGTCAAGCATTTGTTGAAGAGATAGGGGAATATGTAGTACAAAAGCTGATGGGTCAACAATTTGCTCAACAAATAGGGGATTACACTGTGCGACAAGTAATGAGTCAGCTTCCTCAGTATATGGATTTCATGAGGCATATTGCTTCCATTAACAATCCAGAGGTCCAG ATGGGTGACAAGTCAAATGCTAGAGAAGTAAGGGAAAATGTTGGAGTATCTGCGGGCCATGGTCCTGATGCATTGGTACAG AGTGGGAATGAAAAGGTTGCAGGTGACAATGAAGATCAAAACTCCACTCCAACAGGGAATGCTTGGATTTCTCCTTGCCCAATGCCTTCTCAGCTTTCGTCAAGATGGGGTACTCAGTATGAAAGTTATCCTTACTTTGCTCCTGCTCAGTTCACCCAAGGTGATGCTAGCCAGAGTTCAATTCCCTCAAAAGTAGACTACAAGGAGGTTAGAAGGAGGGAGCCTTCGGCTATTTTGCGTAGTCCATTCCGCATTGATGACAAACGAGGGAATGACTTTGCAAAGTATTTGAGAACACGTGGCAA GAGAAATGTTGGTTTACAAAATGATGTGGATTCTAGCttttttaagtgtataaaaaaCAAGTCCACTTTGTTGGAAGACATCCACATCGATGCATATCTTGTTGTTCTTCATGCACAACCGGGATTAGCGAAGCTGAATAAAGTGGATGAAAGGGTCACTATCACTAGCACTGGTTTCATG GCTGCCATTACACAAGCATGGAAAAAATATCACAAGACGGACTGTAATGAGCAGCTTAATCCGGATGTGGAAGAAGTGATACCTGTTGAGGATCTATATGAGCTGTCAAAATACGTCACAGGTGACCTGCCAGGTTGGGGTAAGTACAAACCATGGTACGACTATGATGAG TTGATTATGGTTTGCGAGCTAGAAAGTCATTGGGTGACTTGCAGTGTCAATTTCATCAAGAGTGCTATCACTATATATGATTCTACTCAGCACAAGTTGGATGATACTGACTATGCAGTTAGAAAGACATTCTTCACTCCATTGGCACGCATGCTGCCACAGATCCTCAAGTACTCTGGATTCTACGATGAAAGGAAAGAAGTAAAGCCAAAGTTGACGGAATGGCACTTTGCATACCCCGAGAGTGGTAATGTGTACAAGCAAACAGACATCAAAAGCGGTGGAGCATATGCATTGAAGTATGCTGAGATGATACTCACGAAGCAACATCTCCCGTCATTTGAGAAGAAGGATGTTGAAAAATTCCGTGTTGATGTAGCAGCCACTATTTACAAGTTTAGCACTGAGGGCTAA
- the LOC131010897 gene encoding uncharacterized protein LOC131010897 produces MDSGNSGSMQSSSGGDDQEFDSSSSFLNPPHHFGSISAAAAAAAPQFLSHQNPNFFDPNPSQNLDHGGGYANDSDLIWSRGLRSDNHAFSNLGNSPLPSRPQQIPAAPPPQQQASAARNPKKRTRASRRAPTTVLTTDTTNFRQMVQEFTGIPAAPFSGSSPYSRRLDLFSAASALRSAAHLDGLGPLYPLRPAAHKIMSPFSSSSAVPPPLLNSTMIDAIVPTTTITNTNSASTSNIDPNNFQLYQHGINNQQMNFSNLSGFLSRDGGASAAAQLRGDDDLSRWKSGETVRNNDDLAEFDGNNKNINSGESHNYNLNVAEKGMENAAASSTAEGTVASWICPSD; encoded by the coding sequence ATGGATTCCGGCAATAGTGGGAGTATGCAGTCCTCCAGCGGCGGCGACGATCAGGAATTTGATTCGAGCTCCTCTTTCCTGAACCCCCCTCACCATTTCGGCTCaatctccgccgccgccgccgccgcggcgCCGCAGTTTCTCTCTCATCAAAACCCCAATTTCTTCGACCCTAATCCCTCACAGAATCTCGATCACGGTGGCGGATACGCCAACGACAGCGATCTGATTTGGTCGAGGGGATTGAGATCCGACAATCACGCCTTCTCCAACCTAGGAAACTCGCCGCTGCCGTCGCGACCTCAGCAGATTCCGGCGGCTCCGCCGCCGCAGCAGCAGGCTAGCGCGGCGAGGAACCCTAAGAAGCGGACGCGGGCGTCGCGGCGAGCACCGACCACCGTGCTCACCACGGACACCACCAACTTCCGGCAAATGGTGCAGGAGTTCACCGGCATCCCCGCCGCCCCGTTCTCCGGCAGCTCCCCCTACTCGCGGCGACTCGATCTGTTCTCCGCCGCCTCCGCCCTGAGGTCCGCCGCGCATCTAGACGGCCTCGGCCCGCTGTACCCGCTCCGCCCCGCCGCACACAAGATCATGTCCCCGTTCTCCTCCTCCTCTGCCGTGCCACCGCCCCTGCTCAACTCCACCATGATCGACGCCATAGTTCCGACGACGACGATCACCAACACCAACAGCGCGTCGACATCGAACATCGATCCGAACAATTTTCAGCTGTACCAGCACGGCATTAATAATCAGCAGATGAATTTCTCGAATTTGAGCGGTTTCCTGAGTCGCGACGGCGGCGCCTCTGCCGCGGCGCAATTGAGGGGCGACGACGATCTGAGCCGGTGGAAAAGCGGGGAAACAGTAAGAAATAATGATGATTTGGCGGAATTTGACGGCAACAACAAGAATATCAACAGCGGTGAATCGCATAATTACAATTTGAATGTTGCAGAAAAAGGAATGGAAAATGCTGCTGCTTCTTCCACTGCTGAAGGTACGGTTGCTTCATGGATTTGTCCTTccgattaa
- the LOC131010868 gene encoding uncharacterized protein LOC131010868 translates to MVVHGITTSMRGGHREYLRFPSSGMTFNTLVSRIQGIVCLDTNIYDYWIYSYMKTPEDETLRIKILDDDDLKLVIDSFQVPKIFVSVVQKINVPSSSFVNMLNSQVTNVNMKQPMFETLQNPQRNMDQLIVPRHDVQIENVAANNFERIANNVVDDEHGVDWGYNENVDSLDSLGGDDDDDDDDDDDDDDDGDGDDDSRNRHNVPSLSSSFVDVDVEDDIWDRQIGHGQQWIIPGALYQASLPCEELGITKGFNRDTLSEGSTFMDKESLKTALGLYHLVNRVEFVVDRSDKCRFSVVCKYSEQCPFLLRATAHGTVWKVIKWVAPHSCQIDLRNHGPRTVSARTIGAFFAPTLMNEGAVLKPKEMQAQLRREYGFVVDYQMALIGRNHAISMIYGDTDKSFQLLPSYLYMLQESNPGSIVALQTDSVDRFQYAFMAIGACVNGFKSSCRPVIVVDGTHLKGKYRGIMFVAATKDGNEQVFPLAVGIGDKENDSSWIWFFNQLKRTFGCPDDLLFVSDQHRSIKNAIATVYPGIPHGVCTYHLQQNISRWGAHVVAMYQKASKCYRSRDFDKQMSKIALTSKQNAFKKLMDVDPIRWSRSKCPVRRYEFLTSNCAECLNGRLRWARRLPVCTLLECVRTLIAQWFVERRNKASVRTHILTEYAAKKLENSIEDGRTMDVQPITSMKYKVSCGTKTYVVDLNANTCLCREFDLDLIPCAHAAAAISKSKQSLFSYVSNYYTTETLREIYSGEVMPILHPDEWSVPVEVKSRQVLTPPQPTQAGRPRTSRIESSSRLSRACSRCNQSGHYRSKCKEAIPISQDEHIASNESEVVGSRRRKCCGICGEVGHNRRKCSKSVTS, encoded by the exons ATGGTGGTTCATGGAATAACGACAAGTATGAGGGGGGGGCATCGTGAATATCTCCGTTTTCCATCATCGGGCATGACATTCAACACATTAGTAAGTCGGATTCAAGGGATTGTTTGTTTAGATACAAATATTTATGATTATTGGATATATTCATATATGAAAACTCCGGAAGATGAAACTTTGAGAATCAAGATactagatgatgatgatttaaaATTAGTGATTGATTCTTTTCAAGTGCCGAAGATCTTTGTATCAGTTGTTCAAAAGATAAATGTTCCTTCTTCTAGTTTTGTGAATATGTTGAACTCTCAAGTCACAAATGTGAATATGAAACAACCAATGTTTGAAACGCTACAAAATCCTCAAAGAAACATGGATCAACTTATTGTGCCTAGACATGACGTTCAAATTGAAAATGTTGCTGCCAATAATTTTGAGCGCATTGCCAATAATGTTGTTGATGATGAACATGGTGTTGATTGGGGTTATAATGAGAATGTTGACAGTTTGGATAGTTTAGgtggtgatgatgatgatgatgatgatgatgatgatgatgatgatgatgatggtgatggTGATGATGATAGTAGAAATAGGCATAATGTACCTTCCTTAAGCAGCTCATTTGTGGATGTGGATGTAGAAGATGACATTTGGGATAGACAGATTGGGCATGGTCAACAATGGATCATTCCCGGTGCTCTATATCAAGCGTCACTTCCTTGTGAGGAATTAGGAATAACCAAAGGGTTCAACCGTGATACACTATCAGAAGGATCTACATTTATGGATAAAGAAAGCTTGAAGACTGCACTGGGGCTATATCATTTGGTAAATCGTGTAGAATTTGTTGTTGACCGATCTGATAAGTGTAGATTCTCAGTTGTTTGCAAGTATAGTGAACAATGCCCATTCTTACTACGTGCTACAGCGCATGGGACTGTTTGGAAGGTTATCAAATGGGTTGCTCCGCACAGTTGTCAGATTGACTTGAGAAATCACGGTCCTAGAACAGTGTCAGCAAGGACGATAGGAGCATTTTTTGCTCCAACATTGATGAATGAAGGTGCTGTTTTGAAGCCTAAGGAGATGCAAGCACAATTGAGAAGAGAATATGGGTTTGTAGTTGATTATCAGATGGCACTGATTGGGAGGAATCATGCTATCAGTATGATATATGGAGATACAGATAAGTCTTTTCAATTATTACCTTCATATTTGTATATGTTGCAAGAATCTAACCCCGGTTCTATTGTTGCATTACAAACTGACTCTGTTGATCGTTTTCAATATGCTTTTATGGCTATTGGTGCTTGTGTAAATGGATTTAAGTCTTCTTGTCGTCCTGTCATAGTTGTGGATGGCACGCATTTGAAAGGAAAATATAGAGGTATTATGTTTGTTGCTGCTACAAAAGATGGAAATGAACAGGTGTTTCCATTGGCTGTGGGAATTGGTGATAAGGAGAATGACAGTTCATGGATTTGGTTTTTCAACCAATTGAAAAGAACTTTTGGTTGCCCTGATGATTTATTGTTTGTTTCTGACCAACACCGAAGCATCAAGAATGCTATTGCTACCGTGTATCCCGGAATTCCTCATGGTGTTTGTACATATCATTTGCAGCAAAACATATCAAGATGGGGTGCTCATGTGGTTGCTATGTATCAAAAAGCATCCAAATGTTACCGAAGTCGGGACTTTGATAAGCAAATGTCAAAAATTGCTTTGACTTCTAAGCAAAATGCATTTAAGAAATTGATGGATGTTGATCCAATACGGTGGTCCCGTAGTAAATGTCCAGTACGACGGTATGAGTTTCTTACTTCTAATTGTGCAGAATGCTTGAATGGTCGTCTTAGATGGGCTCGTAGATTGCCAGTATGCACTCTTTTGGAATGTGTACGGACATTGATTGCACAGTGGTTTGTTGAGCGACGTAATAAAGCTTCGGTGAGAACCCATATTTTAACTGAATATGCGGCAAAAAAGTTAGAGAATTCCATTGAAGATGGACGGACCATGGATGTTCAGCCAATTACATCAATGAAATATAAGGTTTCATGTGGAACAAAGACGTATGTGGTTGATCTGAATGCTAACACTTGCTTGTGTCGGGAATTTGATCTTGATTTGATTCCTTGCGCTCATGCTGCCGCGGCAATAAG TAAATCAAAACAGAGTTTATTTTCATATGTGTCGAACTACTACACAACAGAGACATTGCGTGAGATATATTCGGGTGAGGTGATGCCAATCTTGCATCCAGATGAGTGGTCTGTGCCTGTAGAAGTGAAATCAAGACAAGTGTTGACACCACCTCAGCCTACACAGGCAGGACGTCCACGGACAAGTAGAATCGAATCTAGTAGCCGATTATCTAGAGCTTGTTCGAGATGCAACCAAAGCGGTCATTACCGTTCCAAATGCAAAGAGGCCATTCCAATATCACAAGATGAACACATTGCTAGTAATGAGTCAGAAGTTGTTGGGTCCCGTAGGCGCAAGTGTTGTGGCATATGTGGTGAAGTTGGGCATAATCGTCGAAAATGTTCAAAATCTGTGACGTCTTGA